A segment of the Mangrovimonas sp. YM274 genome:
ATAAGCCAAAGACCGTTACATCCAAAAAGGAAACGAATTCTCAACCTAAAAAAGTAAAGAATATACAGCCATCAGTAATTGATACGGCTAGTTTTTCGGTCAATAACACCAATACATTTTTTTCGCCTTTGGTAGAAAAAATTGCAAGGGAACACCATATCAGTTTTGAGGAACTCTCAAGAATTCCTGCTACTGGTCATGAAGGCAGGTTACGAAAAAGTGATGTCTTCAATTATATCCAAGAAGGCAGACCTTATAAGTTTGCGCAGCCTGTAGTTCAAGATCCAACAGCGTATCGCATTCCGCAGTTAAGTTTTGACAAAGGAAAAGGAAAGATTGTTGAAATGGATCGTATGCGTCAAATGATTGCCGACCATATGGTGTATTCAAAGCACACGTCCCCACACGTGACTGCCTACGTAGAGGCCGATTTGACCAATATGGTGCAATGGCGCAATGACAATAAAAAGGCCTTCCAGGAAAAGTACGGAGAGCGATTGACCTTTACACCTTTGTTTGTGGAAGCTGTTGCCAAGGCTGTTAAGGATTTTCCAAATATCAACGCTTCGGTGGATGGTAAAAACATCATTGTAAAGGAGGATATCAATATTGGGATGGCAACTGCACTGCCTTCAGGAAATTTAATTGTTCCTGTAGTGAAAAATGCCGATACCAAGGATTTGCAAACGCTGGCTCAAAACGTCAATGAAATGGCAGGCAAGGCAAGAGAAAATAAGCTGGGAGGTGACGATATTAAGGGAAGCACCTTTACGATTTCCAATGTGGGAACCT
Coding sequences within it:
- a CDS encoding dihydrolipoamide acetyltransferase family protein, whose protein sequence is MGESITEGTIINWLVNEGDSFEEGDILLEVATDKVDNEVPATSSGTLVKTMFQAKDVVPVGEVIAVLEVSEAVKSSENTKSTSDKPKTVTSKKETNSQPKKVKNIQPSVIDTASFSVNNTNTFFSPLVEKIAREHHISFEELSRIPATGHEGRLRKSDVFNYIQEGRPYKFAQPVVQDPTAYRIPQLSFDKGKGKIVEMDRMRQMIADHMVYSKHTSPHVTAYVEADLTNMVQWRNDNKKAFQEKYGERLTFTPLFVEAVAKAVKDFPNINASVDGKNIIVKEDINIGMATALPSGNLIVPVVKNADTKDLQTLAQNVNEMAGKARENKLGGDDIKGSTFTISNVGTFGSVMGTPIINQPEVAILALGIIKKRPEVIETENGDEIAIRSMMYLSLSFDHRVVDGYLGGSFVRRVADYFEQFDTNRKI